cagggagCTGGCTGCTCTCTCCTCCTAGGTTAATATACATCGACTGGGGCTAAATGCCTGATGCTTCTGGACAGAGTCCAGCCCCCTCACAGAGCAGCCGCACTGTGGAGATACAGCTGCTGGCATTAAAGGGCTAAGCCCTTTCCAGCTGCTTTGCTTTAATGGGAACTGCCTGCAGTCGGCAGCTTAACGGTGCTGTCTTAGCCTGATTAGGAGGAAATAACTAATCTCGGGGCATTGGCCTGGAGGCTCAGGGGAAGGTAACCCGCTAGAGTGGGAAGTGGTTGGATAAATGGTGTTGGAGTGCTAGGTGATGATATAAAAAATGGCAGTCCCGGCTTTGGCagggtttgtgttttgttttgcctctGTGAGAAAAGTGGGGTTCTCTTCAGTGGACTCCCTGGCACTGAAGGAGAGGAGATGGTCGCTGTGAGGGGCAGCCTGGGTATTCAAAAGCTAGAATAGCAACAGATGTGCAGAGGAGTTGGGAGCATACAAGGGCCATGGTGTCCATCCCCTTTAAAGGAAGAAGACTTGAGCCCCTCCAACGTGGTCCCCCCTTGGGCCTTCCATTCCCAAATCTGACTTaaagagccaagatttgaaggagaaatgatCATTTCCTTGATTGTAAAATGcacttaaaaatacaatttaatacCTGAGTATTGAGATGACTTATAATCTGTGGCATATAATGCagtgcttttctttcttagtggcTTGTACAATAGCGGTGCATCTTATTATCAACATGATTTGGGTTGGAAATGTTAGCTGTTCTTGGGAGATAGGCTGTTAGCTAGACCAGATGTGGAGGTGAGGGAAGCTGCTACTTAGCTGTGATCAGAGAAAGATTAAAATGGGGAGTTTCCCCAGGTCTGAGGGAAGCTATGGTGTAGGAAAAGCAAGGCTCAACCCCAGGATGCTTGGCATGAAGAAGCAGACGAGTAATTTGTAGGAGAGGATCAAAATCTGTCCCAATCATGACCCCCAGAGCCCTCACGTGTGACCCCTGAATTGAGGAAGTGGCAAAAGAAGCCATTATGAATCAGTGAGGCTGTGACCAAAATAATAGCACCTTCTGGTGGAGTTCTGAAATCACGGTATAGTACTGAAACATTCAGGGTTCTTTAACACAGAGGTGTTAGATAATCTGTGCAAACCTTTGGCTCACCAAATCCAGAACACCAGAGGTCTTTACTCACTAGAAACTGGAAGGCCATGGTAGGGCACCAACAAAAAAGGGGACAGATGGCCAAGTTAAGGAACCTGTTGCCTGGAGAtgagattaaaaatacaattttgctTAAGAAAGTCTTCCTGCTTGGGTAGAGAGAGGTGTTCAAATAACTATGAAGTGATGTGTTCAGTGCCAGGACGGAGGTGGGTGCAGAGTGCTGTGGGAACTCAGAGTGGGGAGGAGCTGGAGGCTTCAGAGAGCCTCAGAGGTGATGACATGAAAGCGAGGTCTCAGCGTGAACCGGGCGGCTCGAGAGGCCCGGAAGCATAATCGGGGCTGGGGAAGCACTTCTAGGCTGGTGCTCCATAACCGGACACTGCCCTAGACTGCTGTCCTGGTCTCTCCTCTGACCCGGGGCTGGGCCCTGGCCTGGCTGGGCCTTGTTTCATCTGCCCACGGGGGCGCAGGGGGAGTTATTGgtccctgcctctgtctctggcctcctccacccccagctctgaGAAAAACTGCCCCTTTATCTGACTTCGAGCTCTGAAAAATTTTCATCCTCCCCTTTTCTGCCCATTAACTGTAGCCTATTAATTAGAGTCTTTGGGCTCCCCACTTTCATAAACCCCCTTCACTTACCGTGCCTCCCCTCTGCAGCTTTTACTAAATATGTGAAGCTGCTCCCCGCTGAGAAGTGATTATGTGTCTGTGCAGAccccctgccccagctgcccAGGTGGTGACCGCTTGGCCGGATGCTTCATCTTGATTAGCCCtgacttctcccctccctccgtccctccttttctctctctcctttactcAAGCTAAGCCTAGGGTATGGGAAGGAAGTGATCCCTTCTTTAGTAACAGCCTGGCCGTGTTCAAAACTGCAGGAGAAACAGCTGAGCTCATTGGCAGAGGGCATGGCAATCTACCATGATGGTGAAAACCACCACTGATCGAGGGCTGTGTGTCAGGCGCAGTGCTGAACACATGCGCCCCGTAAGGTTCTTCCAGACGCTTATGAACAGACcctgttttccagatgaggaaagtgaggctcaggatCCTGAAGTGACTTGCTTAAGTTCATGCAGCTGTAAGTGCCTGAGCCTGTATTTAAACTCTTTCAACCCTCTCAACCCCTATtctatcttcacatggcctttttttaaaaaaaccttggTGCACAGAATTCCTTCAGGTCAAAGTGATTTTCTCTGGAAAGTGAAAGTCTCCGGATCGTCGTCGTGCTCCTCTTCTCCTCTCAGTCCATGGAGCCCGAATGTGTCCCGGAGCCTGGCCCCTCTGTGGAGCCGCCTCCACTGTGCAGCGTGGTCCCAGATTAGACCTGTCCTCTTTACACCCGGAGgaggcagtggggggggggggagcggaGAGGGGCTTCCTGCCAGCCAATGGGGATGCGACAGCCATGGCTCTGTGCTCCCATCATCTGCTCCTGCTAAGACAATCATCAACATAAAAGGCTAATTGTATTAATCACCAAGGCGCCCGCCCCGGGCCCCCCTCCCTTTCGGGAGAATTATGAATTGCAATTGCAGATGGCTCTGCTGATTGAAGGCAGCGCTCAGCGGGGAGAAGGGCCAGATCAGATTACACACCATTAATTAAAAACTTCCCCTGacaaaagggaggaagggagtgcACACCAGGGGTCTGCCTGGTTGGGTCTCTGCCCTCCCCAGGCTCCCGCCCCCCATCCAGGCTCAGGGGTTGTGCCTGTGAAGCGAAGCCCCTGGCTGGCACCGCTGagctctgcccccgcccccccaaggCCAACCCTTCCCACATCCAAGCAGATGGCCGGCTGTCCTATTAAAGGGCTCCAGAGAAGGAGAAGCTAACCTTTGGTTACTCATTCCTGTGTCTAACTTTGGATACTCTTCAGATTCTAACCTAATTCCTCACCTCTCATGAAGCTTGTCTCCTCTTGCTCTAGTCTGTTATGACAGAAAACAGCTTTAAAGAACTATTTGTGAAAATAGCCCCCAGCTTTCTCTTCAGGCAATCACCCTTACCCTCTTGTCCCGGAAGTCCCTGGGACAGAGGTTTCCCAGTCTCCTCTGGTGTAGGGGCGGGGGCTCAAGTGTGGCTGTGCACCCTCTTCCCAGCTCCCCTGACCTGTGAGCATAGGCTTCTCAGCTTCTGTCATCTTGGCTCATTTAGAGCTATGACTCCTGAGTTCTCCTCTTGATCAAttaccacctcccctccccagccgcccagcctcattcattcattcatcaaacttttattgagcacccactgcaTGCTTGGCTCTGGGGATGTGGAGATGATTTGTCTAGGAGCTTAAGAGCCTACTGTGGGAGCTCCACCCCCCTGCCCTCTTCAACCTCCTAgttcctgcttccttccttcctctggctGCAGTTTGTATAAGCCCCCCTGGAGCtctattttggaaaattctaagctgggagctggggagaCCTTGGGGGGCTGTGGTACCGAGCTGGGTGACCTTTAGCAAgtcaatcacacacacacagacacgtgtGCGCACGCGTGCCCAGCTGTCCCTGCTCATAAAAGGGCACAGGAAGCCCTGGGCTCTGAGAGATCTTGAAGATGGACGAGTGGGGCCCAGCTTGGAGAGATGTGAGTAGTACTCTGCACTGACGATATTACAGAACACAGCTGCTGTGGCCACGAGCATTTAGGACTCAGCCACTGCACTGTCACAGGCTGGGCCCTGTCCTTGGAAGACTTTGGCAGCCCCTCCCCTATCTCCAGCCCCTTTGGAGACATTGTGGAAAAGGACCTATCTTTTTTGTGCATTTTGGCTGCTCTATCGCAGGGTACCATAATGACAGGCACAATAGAGATGAGAAGAACTGACTTTTATTGGCTTGTCTCTTCATTCCAGGGTCCCTCCCCAGCCTGACTCCTGTTCCCCCAgtcaccccccacacacactcacaaagctCCCAGGTCAGTAGGCCcaggagagaagaaggcaggACCCTTGGTAAGTAaagcagatgaaaagaaaagCCTACTCTGTTTTCCCTCCCTCTCAgtcatctccctctcccttcttggCCTCCTTCCTCCCATTACCAACAGCAATTGTATTCAAGCCCAATAATTACAGTAACAGCAACAATAATCATCATTTATTAGGTTTGTTTTTCTAGCATTTTAACCTCCAAAAACATTTTCCaacctgttgtttgttttaacatcaaTCTCTGGGGGagattttacagctgaggaagctGAGATCCAGACAGGACCCCAAatcacaggcagagtagatttaccACAGCTTGTAAATATTAACAAACAAGGTGAGACTCAGATAATACTTCAGAGGCACTGAATTGCAAATCTTGGTTTCCTGCGTCATTCCTGAGTTCCTACCATCCTTGGGACGTATTCAACAGCTTTTTGGGGATCCTGGCAGAGCTGAGAATGAGGCTGGAGATGGCTTCTTCAGGCCCAGGTCAGGGACCAAGTGCTGGGATAGGACATTTCCCCTCTCAGGATTGCTCTTGTGAATGGGGCTGTGGAGTGGAAGGTAGGAGAGCACCTGGGGAGAAAGGCCTGTCCGGCCTGAACCTCCCTTGCCTATATCATGCCCCTCTGCTGGCCGGAGAAAAGGTTCCTCTCTGTGTCAGCTCTTCCCAAGGGAGGGGCTCTCTGCTGAGCGTTTGGAGGAGAAAGGAATGAAGATCTATTGGGAGGGCAGTCTCTGGCCTCAGGAAGCCCCCCATCTGAGGGGGGAGCCACAGCCCCCGTCCTCATCCAAGAGCAGAGACATCCCTCTGAGGAGTGCAGAGGCTGCCCTAGGGTTTGATTCTTCTGGGAAGTCTGGTCCCTCCTCCCCAAGGGTGGGGTAAGAAGTTGGGATTCCCAGAGGTCCCCATAGCCCTCAGTCTCTAAGCAGAGTGTCTGTCTGGGCtcaaattcccttttctccaagacATGGGGACCTGGAAGCCCAGGACCCCCACTGGGGTCCAGACAGATGAGAGACAGGGAGAGCAATCATGAATTCCCCCTGCCTCGCTCTGCTCTGTCCCATTAAAAGAGAGGtaggaggaggaaactgagcaGATTTGCTTCCCCGATTCCATCTAGAAATGTAATGCCAGGGATCCCCCGCCCACCCTGTTAGGACAAGAGGCCAAGCCTCCCTACCCCACCTCGCAAGCCCCACGCCCCCCAGGAAAACCTGAAGTCTGGTTACACGAAGCATGCTGCCCACTTTAGGGCTCTTTTCAGAagtgtgagggcaggggccaggttCTATGCCACCTGACACACATTCTCCATTTCAGTGTCCTCTGAACTGGACTGAGATTCTTCCTTCTGGGGCTCCACCCCTTCTACCTCCTGCACCTCCGCAGTGCCTGTGAGGATGGCAAGTCGCTGGGCCAGGGTCTTGGTGTCAGGGAACAGGATAAAGTTGTAGATCAGCGAAGCCAGGACAGCCCCCGTCAGGGGTCCCACCCAGAAGATCTGAGGAGGCAGAAGTGGGTACCCTGCTTGTGAGCCGTCAGGACCATAGGGTGGTTTTGGGACCCCACCTGCTTCCCAGTGTTGACTTGGTCTCCCAGGAACCCTGGAGCCATCCACGAGGTGGCAAATTTGAGAAGCACAAGTCCTGACCTCCCACTCTGAGTCCCCGCAGGTGAAGGGACCTTGCCTCCCACGGGGCTGGGCCAGGCTCCCCGccacccctctgcctctctcttctcgCCTTCCCCATTCCAGCCCAGAACCCTGGCTAGTGCTCTTCCTGTccctgctggtgtgtgtgtgtgtgtgtgtgtgtgtgtgtgtgtgtgtctatttctgtttgtctttttctttatccaAGTTTGGAAAGTGGTCCAGCTGGAAGGAGTGAATAAGGAAACAGCCAGGACTTGAGGCCTGGGCCAAGGCTGCAGCTCCTGCCCTGGCTCATTTCTTGCCAGTCCACTGGGTACCCCGGACTTTTTGAAGCTGTAAAGAAAGGATGCTGGCTCCGGTCTTCTGAGCTTCGGGAAACCTCCACTGGGGGTCAAGATGGTCTGTGGCAGGGGGACTTGTCTCCCCAAGTGTCTGTGGTCCTCCTGCTGGTGAAAGTCCCTATTGCCACTGgggccctctcccttcccctggctGCCAGCAGAGGGTCTCACCCAGTGGACTGCGAACTTCCCGACGATGACAGCAGAACCAAAGGAGCGGGCTGGGTTCATGGAGCAGCCGGTGAAGTAGATCTGGGGAGTGAGTGCAGGTCAGGGTGTGAGGAGGCTGAAGGCAGGCCTGGGAGGGGACAGTGCCCTCCACCATGGCTCAGAGCCCCAGCCCCGGGCTTGGCCTCTGTAGCACCCCATCCGGGGCCTGGAGTGCAGGGCACAGCCTTGGCCCCAAGACTCGAGGGCTCAGGGAAGGACACCTCCTCGCCTTCAGGGCCCCTGCAGCCTCCCCAGGGAGGGACCAGTGGGTACATGGGCCCGGTGTCCCCTTTGCCCCTTACCCCAATGAGGTGGCCCACTGCCACAGAGGCTCCAATCGTGGCAGCTGGGGAGCCAGTAGTCTGTCTGCTGTCGGTGGAAGCAAAAACGCAGAGCACAAGCTGCAGGGTCAGGACTAGCTCCACTGCCACCGCCTGGCCCATGGAGACGCTGCTCCGGACCTGTGCAAGGGGGTTACACTGGAGCCAGCAGGCTCTGCCCGGGGCTGGTGACCCCTTGGGCCTCATTTCCTCACTGTAAGGGGTGAGAGGCCTCACCACCGCCAGTCCCAGGACTTAAGGAGATAATGGGCTGAGGAGAGCTGTGTGGTGGGGTTCAGGTGAGCCCCAGACACTTGCTCCCTGCAGAAGCGAGTGGCACCCCACCCACTACACGGCTCGGTTGGGGCCACGGGTTCAAGGGGAGGCGGGGGCTCAGGACTGGTGGGAGCAGGAAGGCTGGGGAAGCTAAGATGCACGACGCGTGTCTGCAAGCTGCCTGGGAGGGGCCCTGGGTAGGAGTGGAAGGTGGGGACTCAGGGAAGTAAGTGGAACACAGATGATTACAGGAATCTGGGGGAGTGAGACAGGCCTCagggtgctggggagggaggaacatGGGACAACAGAGGAGCGGGGGACGTGGGGTGGACCCGGGGAGGTGAAGTGCGTGCAGGGTCCCCTGCCGCTACCCACAGCTCCACCTCTCCCCACCTACCCCCACCCTTAAATGCCTGGTCCTTTTCCGACTCCTGTCCCTTAGTGTGGCTTCTTCCTGCTCCCCCTGCGCCTTGCACCACAATCCCATTCCTGCTCTCCCTGCACTAAGGCCACAGTCACTCCCCTGGGTCCCGGGTCCCAGCCCAGAGCAGGTGTTGCTCTGTTACCTCCCTgtcccctctcctccagcctgGCCCTCCCCCCTTTCCACCTGTATggacctgccccctccccctccccgcaccTACCACGTTGACCCCAAAGGTGTCTCGGATGTCCCCGGGCGTGACCCCGTAAAGCAGAGCAGCCCCCGCCGTGGCCCCTGCCAGCTGGGCAGCCACGTAGGCCACAGCACGGGGCAGGGAGATTTGGGAGCCCACGAGGAAGGCCAGCGTCACAGCAGGGTTGACGTGGGCCCCACTAGCCTTCCAGGTGATCTGCACGATCACGGCCGTGGCCAGGTTGAAGGTGATGGCAACCTGCAGCATAGAGGGAAGCGCCAAGGACCATCTCAGAGCCGAGCCCACGCCAAAGAACACGTACAGCCCCGTGGCCAGGAACTCGGCAAACACAGCCTTGCTGATGGTCGTGCAGAGCCGGCACACCAGCGTCTTGGCCAAGCTGCGCCTGCCTGACTCCATGGCATCCGGGTCCTGGTGCCTTTGCTCCCGGGGCCTCTGTTTCTCTTCCCTCTGATCTCCTCTGCCTCCCCTGGTCTCCTGTCTCCGGGCTGCTCCGGCCCCAGCCTGCAGCTCTTCCACAGTGCTGCTGCCCTGAGGACTGTGTGGTCAGACTGGCAGGGGGCGGGCTGACAGGGTTATGTGCGTCTGGGTGGGTGGGAGTAGGGGTGGCATGACGGGTGGCTCTCACATGCCCGCTCCACCCTAAGCTCACCTGACGGCCGGAGGAGGGGGGCCCTCCCCGGGCACTGAGCTGGAACCTCCCAGGAGTTTTCCAAGCTGGACAGGCCTAACTCCGCTGTGGGCAGACGCCCAACCTTGGGGGCCACAGGTGCCGGAGTAGCGCGGGCCATGGGATTCCAGGGCGCTCCCACCCCCGATGTCAGCTTAGAGCAAGCTCACTGAGATCCCCAGGTCCAAGGCCTGCTTCGGGGGGCCCTGCGCACGCTCTGCAGCACCTGTTCCCCCGGCCCCCCTTGCCTGCAGGCTCGGCCTCCAAGTGGGCTCATGCTGTTCTGAGCCCCATAAACCCAGATGTGAATGAAGCTCTGTCCTCCACTCCCACCTAGAACCCCACTCACTGAAAGCTGATGTGAACGGAGTCAGCCTTACTGAGGACGCGGGCCTGTGTGGGTGCAGGGGGTCAGATGGAGGGGGTGTTTATTCCACAGCTGATCAGTGACACCTGTGGCAATGGGCACCTCTGCTGCCCGCCAGCCACACACCAGCCACACACCAGTTTCCGCTGGCCCTTCACCCACTTCTGCCTctttctgcctcccctcccccaactcagCCCTTCCCCTTACTTCTCTGACCTCCTCCTTCTCAGGGGCCAAAACAATCCCTCTCGTGCCACGCAGCGTAGCTTACCATTTTTGTGGCTATGCTGGCCCTAAGGTTACCCGCGCCCTAGGCTCTGCCCTTTAACTCCCAGCAATATACCAAGGTATTTTCTCAAATAAAAGTGTTCCTTCCCTAAGAAGAACCTGCCGAGCTGTTAAAACAGTACACTCTTCACCTGTTCACCACATCTGGGTGCCCTGACCTCACCCCCCGCCCTAGCTCCCTGCCCAGTGGTTGTCCCCTGGTGTCCTCAGGCTCCCCAGATGCCACCTGTCTCACAGCGAGATCCTCGTCTCTCCCCGTGACCCCAAAAGCACTCCTTCTGTTGTCCCAGCTCAGTTGGCGGCACCTGGGAGGCATCCTTGACCTCACCCTCCCGCCCCCATCCAGCGAAGGCAGCGAGTTCTAGTGATACTGAATCCTAAATATTTCTTGCCTGTGCCTTCTTCCTGCCAGCCCTGCTGCCCTGCAGCCTTTAAccattctctctgtctcctcccttGCTCCGCTCCAATCAATTACCCACACTGCAGCCTGAGTGATCTCTCGAAAATGCAAAGCGGATGCTGCTGGCCCCTGCTAAAATCACTTGAAGCCTCCTGTCCCCTCTGTGAGCTCCGTGCCTGGCCTACAAGGTCCTCCTGGATCCTGCACCTCCCAcctcacctctccccacctttTGCCTTGTCCTTTACCCTGTGGCCTCACCAGAAGGCCAATGGTTCTAGAACACTCCATGCTGCTCTCCCCTGGCGGGatactctctcctctccctggaaaGCCCATCCCACGTCCTTTGCTTGGGTGAGTCCTATTCCTAAGGCTCAGCTTTGATGTCACCTCCCCCTTTCCTGGGTGAGGGGGCAGGAACCAAGTTTTGTTCATCCCTACATGTAACGTCTTGCACAGGGATTTGCTCACTGCTGCAGtaaggtcctcaataaatatttgttgaatgaacgaatgagtgaatAAAAGCTTCTTGGCCTCCTGGAGGCAGGTGACGTTCATGTCTGCTTCATTTCAGCTGGCTCTCCGTATAGCCTTATACCTGTCCTCACCTGGGGCTGGGTCTTCTGAAATCTTCAAGTGAAACATCCCAACTCTGACCACAGGCTCTGTCCATCCACCCTCCCCCATTTCAGTCCCAGTCACATTCCTCCCCCAGTGtctcccccagcccctttctGTTCATCCAGCCATCCTTGCTTGACTCTACCTTCTCCAGCCAGATCCCCTGGCATCTCACCTCAGTGCCCTCTGTCCCAGCACCCTGTTCTCTGAACCCCGCCCCCCCCAGCCGTGTCCCTCCATCCTCATTCTTCTCCACACCCCTCTGCCCCCATCTGCCCTGCTGAGCGCTGCTGGAGAAACTCGCCCAGCCGTGCAGACTGCCGCCATGACAAGTCCATGGTCTCTGGCCACAGTGAGGGTCACAGCTCTGCTCAGCAATCCTTACACTACACCGTCGCCAGGCGGCTCTCTCCCCATTCTTGTAAGCCCTACTTCAAACCTTCCGTACTCTCTTCAAGTACCCTACCTTGCTCTGGCTTTCCTCCAGCAGATCTACTTGCCTGCTGTCCTACCTAGAAAGTGAAACCAGCTGGCAAGACTTCTTcccatccctccaccccaccctcccccagccg
The Globicephala melas chromosome 10, mGloMel1.2, whole genome shotgun sequence genome window above contains:
- the AQP6 gene encoding aquaporin-6 is translated as MESGRRSLAKTLVCRLCTTISKAVFAEFLATGLYVFFGVGSALRWSLALPSMLQVAITFNLATAVIVQITWKASGAHVNPAVTLAFLVGSQISLPRAVAYVAAQLAGATAGAALLYGVTPGDIRDTFGVNVVRSSVSMGQAVAVELVLTLQLVLCVFASTDSRQTTGSPAATIGASVAVGHLIGIYFTGCSMNPARSFGSAVIVGKFAVHWIFWVGPLTGAVLASLIYNFILFPDTKTLAQRLAILTGTAEVQEVEGVEPQKEESQSSSEDTEMENVCQVA